Within Sander lucioperca isolate FBNREF2018 chromosome 22, SLUC_FBN_1.2, whole genome shotgun sequence, the genomic segment AACAGGTTCGCTAAAAGGGGAAGCTGTTTGATGCAACAACCTAAAAAGGATATTTAATTTGTACAAAGAAGGCAAttctaatgtttttttgtgctcTCTCAGGAAACACTTAATCCCTTTAAGAACCCGTATTGTGCTCACTGAATGAGCAAATTAAATTTCACAGTTTCTGCATTAAACAGCTTCCTTTCGTTCTGCTAAGTATTTGCATTGAATCAGCTTTAGAGCTAGGGAAGCCTACAATGCGGATCATTTATCAACACAACTCAGGGAGACGCCAATGTAATTTAGAGCGTGCTCTAAGGAGGACACTTCTTTAGTTTGTAACAGCGTGcaaatcagaaaaaaaggaagcCAGGATAGGGAAAACCACAAATATCTTCAGTACAAACCAGGAATAAAGCACACAATCTTTAAAATGACATGGGAATCTAACTAATTAATTAACACAAAGGGTTTTAGTATGAGGCAGGCctcacaatacattattaattggGGCTCAACTATGGTCTCTATTCATTATAACTTACTGCTactttaaaatgaatgtgttcACCATGGGATGTTTCCTGGCCATCTGCAGTCgtgccattttcaaaaaataactTTCCTGGTATGACCCATGGTTCAAGTGTCACTGGTAATCCAAACCTGCACCAGTAACCCAAACCCTGACCCATCCAGCACGTCTCCCTCGTACCACCCTGGCAATTAGATATGTTTATATTTAGAAGGAGGAGTTACATGAAGAGAAATATATAACGGGAGTGTCACGTCTGGTTGTGACGAGGAACAGAAGACACATCTACGtcaggcctcgttcacctgcaGAAGTTTGCAACTTCTCCATGCTGCCCGGTCACAAGACTTTAGGATCAAATGGTGCAGCCTGGTAGTGTACTTTAAACTAACATTTCTTTGTGGGATTTGTGTCATTTTCTAAAACAATAATTTAGAGAAGCAGCacctttaataaaaatgtaccTTCTGAAACcaaaaagacaaagaatattgcacatttgctccagaaaaatatgattttgtttttcagtgtaGTTTTCTAAAATAACAGTATAACATTCCCAGTGTttgttagatagatagatagatagatagatatcggATATGTTATTATGTTAGTGTAAACTAATTTAATAAAGTACGGAAATACAGTGTGAAGGAAGGGAGGATGCAATGATTAGAATACACATAGTCATAAACAGAGAGTAGGTGGAAAGTATGTCACTACaaacgttttgttttttttaagtgaagaaaaaggacagTAAATTACAGAGTGGTGTGGGGAGTATGGGAGGCGTTTATGGTCACTGgtgaagagggagaggaggaagataGAATTTAATCTGTAACATACCCGTGCGCTCTGAGACAAAACCTTGTACGACCGAGGTTCTGCCATCGTTTCTGTTTCATTCTATGTAGAAAGGTAAAGAAAATTGACGGCTTTTCATCAACAAACAAAATCTGACATTTACACAGCATCctcaaatatttcaaataacATTAATTGCTTGTTGCTTTAAACATCAACACAAGGCCATTCATCCAAGCAGTTGGCTGGTGCACAATGGCTCCAATAAGACTGAATAGTAGCTCACTGCTCATGTGCAGAAGGCCTGAATCTGAGCAGACGTGAAAGACGTGTTTACAGGCAACTACTCTGGTACTTCCTGTTCTTTAGAGAGAGTAGAGTTAAGAGGTGTCTGACCAGCGTTCCACTTCaacaaacagatacacacatactgaTACGTGTGTGCAGGCATGCACAGATCATCTCTCCTTATAAGGCAAAGAGCTGTTCTCACAGAAAATTGCAGAACTGAGTGTTTATGGTGGTGCATgaacacaaaaaactaaatacaaTCTGTTTTTGAGCATGACTAAACAATCCTCCAGCACTTGTTGCTGGGGCAATGGCTCACCCTGAACATAAAGTTGCTCTTTGGAAGAGAATTTGACAGCTGCCGGTTGTAAACACAATTCTTCAGGTAGTGACAGATTTCTTTGGCAGAGTCGTCCAGGATGGGGCAGATGAAGTGGtcgtcatcatcgtcatcaCTGGTGTTGGCGTCACTAAGGGAGGAGGCCAGCTGGTTGGGGGCACTTCGTTGAACAGTGGGTCTCTTGGCGCTGCCCTCCTCCTCCATGCTGAACATCAGGTCATCCTCCATGATGTCTGCTGTTGTGTTgacaagagaggagagtgaGGAGCGTCAGTGGACTGAGAGAACAGTGAAGTGCTTTGAGTGGAAAGTAAAGCCACATAAAGAAGGTTTAAAGTTAATCTATGGCAGCCATGTTAGTACTTGTTGACAACAAACCTGCATCATGGCTGCACAACTGTGCATCCAATGCCATATGTGAGAAAGATGTCTGTGTTTTCTTAAATGTGGCTGCAACATGATATATCCATAGAAATAAAAGTAAAGTCAATTAATGGTGAGCATCAGCACGCAAAAGAAACTAATATCTATGTTATTCAGTACTGTAAGCACCAAAATGTTCCACTGTAATCCTGGGCAATTGTGTTTCCAGATTTGACAGCTGGCTGGTGGAGAGGAACGCAGAACCAAGCAAAATAAAGTCCCTGCACTCCTGCTGCCACAATGTGCTCCCATAGAAATCATGCAGCAGCAACCatgttgtatattatgttgCAGCAGTTGAATTTCCCCAAAGGGGTTAACTTTAGTTTCTACTGTGACCTGTTTTTTAGATGCAAGTGGTAAATAAACAACCTACCTTATATCCGGGGCACAAACACCTTCAATCACTCAATctaacagactgacagacagaccgtCTCACAGTTCCAGTTAGAAGTAAAGAGTTGAACCGACAGGGTTGCAGCAGATGCAGTTAAAAGCTCCCCCCTGACCAGACTGGGTCGGTCCTATTTCTCCAATGTATCCTGATGGTCCAGGGACGCGGCTGTCTAGTGGGCGGATCGATCCAAATGTAGATAATATCGATACAAATgttgatattgatcaataccagtgtaataAGGTCGATGctttagtttcagtttctctccagtatgcaccGCTGCGGTTTCATCAAATAGGAgacctggctgtctgtgtaAGTGCCGCTGGTCAAGTCCTGTCCAGATCCCTGTCACAACGCGGAGCAGGCCcactttgctcctcctcccccctcttgtgatttgatgttgtaccgtcacgtgactcagcggcgccaggcaaacaagcaagcaagcagccaGGCCCAGCGGcaggacacatacacacaaagcagtacagagatggagcagaagaatgagggaggaagaggagccctgtgtggctatattttcaaGCCGAAAATGAAACAACGGCAAGCTCTATAATTTCtaaaaaggctgtaagatacaTTGGTAACACAACACATTTATACAAGCATGCCATATGACAATTCTGTCCTTGGTTTTAACTTATAATCCAAAtgtaaaatcacaaaaacacttaaGCTAAAGGTCATGAAAATCCATCctccttaattattaaaaagtatcggtatcggcgatATTgaccctgtatttacttggtatcggatctATACCAAATATTGCAGTATTGCATACCACTAGCTACCTGGCTTCGAGAAGCTGTTTCGTCCGCCACGGCACCGTGAGTCCTCCGCACGTACAACACTTGTTTCTGACAGCCCCGCCCCAGCGCTCTGCTGCTTTCAGGGTTATTGGAAATATAATATAGACATTGACAGATGATATGGGCAAAAGTAGAAGAATCTGTCGAGATGTAAATACTTTATCAAAAATACAAGgcaaaaaacaatcaaaataaatacatttggttCGGCTGAGACTAACagttaattaaactttttattaatatttaatattaaaaacaacGCTAACGCGCGAAGCTGGTAGTTACAAAAACGGAAGAGCATTTGAAAGCAGCAGGGGACAAATTACACCTAGTAACATAACGCAACGTTACTCTACCTCGTGAGGAAACTCGGAGAGCCTGCCAAGAATTTCCGACTACACATATAAGTTATATATTAGGTAGAGTGTAGCAGGTGAATGTCACACAACAAAATGCAAGCTAGACGCTATGCTAACTTATTTATGTGCAGCCTGTTTACCAAATTGAGTTCGGTAGTTAACGCTAGCTACCCCGTGTGGATGGTCAGCTAACTTGACTAACTAGCAATGAGACGTTAGTATTTCTGTGCAACCGTTGCCGTTCAGTTTGTAATTCAACGTTACATACAACTAACCAGTAGAGTTAACGTAAACGTACctgcattttaaataaattgatTAGTCCGCTTCTATTGAGTAATATGGTAGCGTGGCCGAGTGGTCTAAGGCGCTGGATTTAGGCTCCAGTCATTTCGATggcgtgggttcgaatcccaccgCTGCCAGAATcttttgatttgttttggttttctttaaATATCAGCCATAAATTAACAATATCAGTCATACAATTGGgaatagaaagaaaaaacaaaaaggtttttACTCTTGTCAGCTACAATCACTACACGTATAGCAGGGATAGCAGTGCCATCTTGTGGCTGTATGGTTACTGCATTGTAAAGCCCCTTCTCTCTAACAAtactgtacatttccatgcCCTGATAAGCAAGAATTAAAGTTGACACAATTACCAACAGATGCAGATATGTCTTAATGCTAAATAGTAGAAATATGAGATATCACCTTTTTGCAACATAGTCCAAACCAGAATAAGACAAAATAATAAgaatataattaaataaaacctcTTAATTGAAATATCAGTAACCAAAACTGTTCTAAGTAACTACTGTGTCtctctaataaaataaaataacaaaaggaCAGTGGTTCAATATATTTAATAAGGATTACAAAAATCTGAATTCaatgaaattaataatgatATAAAAATATCCAAAGTGACTCCAGTTGTACAGTATTTGATGTGTTATGTTTTGACATAATTTAGTCTCTTTCTAGATTCATATGTGAAAATGTTCTATGATCAGTTCTAGTGATTAAACTACACATCTTGAGAAGTATCAGGTTTCACTGGGCCCTGACTTTATCCTTCAAGAACTGAGAAGCCACAAATTGCATTTTCTGGATGGCCAGCCTGGTATCTTCAGGGGAAATGCCAAGATGCCATACAGCCCGTACTGAATTTTCAAAATGGGGGTACATGAGAACTTGTATCCCCTGTCCCAGTGCTGCCTCCTCTCCCTCGCCAACCTCACTCATGCGGGCACAGAACTCAGAGGGGCTTAAACTGGTCTCCTGTAGACGGAAACGCAGGATGTTTGTCTCCACGGCAGCCATGTCTACAGCGAATAGAGGAGGGTCACAGTCGAGCAGAGCTGGGAGaggtgaagaaaagaaaagaagttaCGAGCAGGCAGTTCATGATTTCAttttcaaagacagaaatatgAGCTGCTCACCTTGAGCAAAGGTTTTTGCATTGTGGTGATCCTCCTCCAGTCGTCCTACCATCTTTAGTAAAGACAGTTTTCCAGCTGCTGCCAGTATACCAGCCTGCCGCATCCCCCCACCCAGGGCTTTACGGCACCGCACGGCCCGGGATATGAAGTCTTGGGGTCCAGCTAGCATGGTTCCCACGGGGGCACCCAAACCCTGTTACACACGTGAATTTGACTTTGagaagttttttgtttgtttgtctagATGAGTTCTTTGTTGGTTCTGACTCTGCTCACATGTTAATGTTACAATAAATGCACATGAATTTGTATGTTCGGGtccattctgtgtgtgtgtgtgtgtgggatttgCAGTCCCACCTTGGAGAGGCACACACtcacggtgtgtgtgtgctgcagtaTGGTGGATGGAGGTACCCCCTGGGCCACAGCAGCGTTCATCACCCTGGCTCCATCCATGTGAACTGACAGACCATATCTATCTGCCAAAGCACGAACCTTGGAGATGGAAACAAACCTGTGAGAGCTGCTGGATTCTCCATTCTCTTGTAGCGAGGCAAGTATCACAGCTGCTTTCACATGTTGACATATAAAAGTTTTTATATCACcatgatctacacacacacacacctcctgcAGGAAGGTCAGAGGTAGCACCCGCCCTCcctgtatgttgtgtgtgttctcaACACATATGAGGCGTGAGCGGGGGTAGTGGGGGTCGGGATAACCGTGGCGGATCTTCGATTCCAGCTGCCCCAGGTCAAATGAGCCATCAGGGAGGGTGGTCACTGTGGTGGCGTGGACACTAGCCAGCTGtggcaacacacaaacacactgaatgaATGCACTGAGGAAGGAGAGGTGCATTGGGCCTGACCACAGGGGTCTGCTGCTTTGTTACACTCACCTGTGCGCTCCCTCCTTGCTCATAGATGTGTAAATGTGACAGATCGCCTACAATCATCTCGTCGCCTCGCTCCCTGCAGTGCACCATCACTGCATAACGAGATGCATCCACAGTCATGACCATTCTGACCTTATTAAACGAATTTAGGCTTTGCCAATAAATGCAGAGCTTACCTGCAATGAGATTACTCATGGTTCCAGAGGGAACGAACAGAGCGGCCTCCATCCCAAACATATCAGCTGCAATTGTCTGTAACTCTGCAGAAATTTGTCAAATAGGCCAACTGTAAAGTTTAGGTAGCATGCAGGTCACGTGTGAATGCATTTTTGAAccaccacatacagtacaatattttttttttatatgtaggcctacgttatatatatatatacacaaaacatAGGCTATGAtattattttttaactatttctgatttggTCACTACGCCATAATGGTTCGGCTGAATCGGCTCTAACCGTTTACACTCGGGTCTTCTCTCATCACGTCATCTCCGACCTCGGCCTCCGCTATGGCCTGCCTCATTGCCGGCCCGGGTTTGGTCACCGTGTCGCTGCGGAGGTCCACCACCCGGACGTGGGCCGCCCCGCCCGGTCCTGGGCACCTGGGTTTCCCGGGGTGGTTGTAGTAGCCCCGCGCGGAGCTCGGTCCTATCACGACAGCTACTGCATCTCGTGCACTGAGCGGTTTGCTCAAAGCGACGAGACCATGGTTCACAAATTTAAACAAAGCTCTGCAGGAAAAGGTTTTCAAAGACATGATGCTGCTCTTACAACAATGTTTATGAGATTTGTATTGAACTTTGGATCGTTCACTTGTAATGGATAATTAATGTCTGCAAGGAAAGCTAATGGATGACCTATCAGCATGCACAAAGAAGTGTGGGCCTCAAGGTGGCGCCGTTATCCCAACAAAGCTAATTATACTAAACATGAACTCTGACAAATATCAAAATGCTCTGTTCCGATGTAAATCTGGATACTTAATAGAAATTGTAACTCGTGTCATTTCAAAACTGTAGCTATTTAACATAATCCAGTGAATTATAATTAGCTCTTTTACATATTTAGATTTTTCACTTATAGATtgcaaacaaaataacaaagtaTACAGTCTAATGCAATCCATTACAACAGACCTGCAATCTTAATCAAAATTCATTTGTTGTTCGTAGAGAAGAGTTGGTAAATTATGAGGCTGGAGTTTCTTGTGGTAGGCTAGTGTTGCACTGGActgaattactttttaaaagttccAGAATTAAATCAACTTCTTGTGGACACATTTTAGGCTTCACTAAACTAATTTTTGTACTGGATCATATTACAGGTgatcattttatatttatatattttatatgtgtCTACTAGGGCTGAAACTAACAGTTATTTTATTTACTGATTAACCTGTTAGTTGTTTTTTCAATCATCGGTTATCACTTGGTCTACAAAACATCAGAAAGCTGTTTTTACTTTTAACGATACAACTTTTAACGATAACAATAAATGACAAACTAATAACAATTATTTGATGATCCAAACAGGCGATTCATTTTCTTTACTTACTTAAAGCATTGGTTTACAGAAAACGTCTTTCATGAAAAAATAGGAACAATcttttcatgtgttgttttccTATCTGTGTTGAATGCTGAACATATTCATATTCACGCAGATCATCTTGCACTATTATGATGACTCTCTGACTCGTTTCCCTCAAAATATTATCAGACACTCCCCTACTTTTCCGAATTGTCTTCAATCAAAATACGTCATGTTTTATGTGGAATAGTTTTTAACTCTCACGTGTCCTGCATTAATCCACCCCAGTGAGTGAGGCATGCATGTGCGTAAATGTCTTTCTgcgcatctctgtgtgtgtgtgtgtgtgtgtgtgtgtgtgtgtgtgtgtctgtccctgtGCCAGTGTGTATGATGTGTTGTGGCCATGAATGCTCTGAAATAACTGTGACACCCTCAGATTCTTCAGGGGTCGCAAACCTGCTTTTGGCTCGACCTTTATCCCTGCGCTGAGCTGTAAAGCTAATTCTACTTAGCTGTCACCTATCACCCATTTATAGAGGCGAGAAAGGAGGTGAAAAGCATGCCCGCAACCCCCCTCctcatacgcacacacacacacacacacacacatacacaaacacataacatGATGGGGCTATGGGCTCAGGCCCAAACTTTGCTGGTTACATCCAGCCCTATCCTATATTTCTTTGGGAAATAAATCCCCAGCTCCCTCATGTCAATATTTGGAGGTGAAGGCTTGTGGAAATTTATCTACCATAGACTGAGATTAGGCAACGAGGGAGATGTAGGCCTACTCATTACAAAACAATTCCCTCctcccttttttcatttctggcCCACAAATGCTACAACTACATCCACATCTCTCTCCCCTCACACACATTTCCAACTCACATGCATACTCATGCTGTCTTGTCTGATGTTAATCACTCGATAAATGTCCTAGTGTGTGTTATCAAGACCGCACCACACTGTAGTTAAAGTTGCTATTGCCAGTAACAGAGCCAGGTTTTATGAGCCATAACAAGTCGTCATTAAAAGTCATTAGCAAACATCAGCATCGTAAAAAGGCCACAGTCGGTCCCGAGAGCCCCACAAGAGCCGTGaacagagagagataaagatgcATCTGTAAGCAACACAGAGCAGCGATGGGGAACTGTGATAAGCTGGAGAAAGTGGGAGACATCCTGAGAAGGAGTTTTTCCGGGATCACTGTTGGCTTCTGTAACATTACACttttgtctatgtgtgtgtgtgagtacgctagtgtgttttgtttctttcaaATGCCTTCCAGCATTCCTTGCCTGTGCGTGGAGAGGGGAGAGTGGTGTTTTGGAGAAAATATTGAATTAGAGAAaaagaggcagagagggagaaatgaaggagagggagaaataTTGACTCCTTCTGGGAAGTAGCGAGACGGCAACGCCTTTCCAATAACCATAAACCCACTGGGCTGAAAATAGACGGGCCGAATGAATAAACGAATGTGTTCATCCCACATGAGCTCTTCTCTTTCACAGAAGGAGGGGAATAgaggtgccccccccccccccctcctccttcccttctttctctttctctcctcttcacTGAGGCCATCATTTCTTCACCATGACGAGAGATATTAACCGGAACAAAACAGGTGTTTATGGGAAACCTTCCCTCAAATGAGgtttctcatacacacacacacacacacacacacacacacacacacacacacacacacacacacacacacacacacacacacacttccctgtGCAGTGTAAAGGTGTCGACATCAGTGCCTGCGAAACTAGAGTAACATCTGTTTCACATTTCACAttatattctctctctcacttcataTGTCATGGACCATGTGGACATgctttactacacacacacacacacacacgcacgcacgcacacacacacacacacacacacacacacacacacagatgcattcCTCTTAAGATGCAGGGGAGTCTaaattctttcttttccttttttttcaaagcaGAATCAGGGTACTACTCTGCCACtatatggccaaaagtatgtggacaacTGAACATTGCACCCATATGCAATTGTTGATCATCTCATTGGCTGtggctgcagggatttgttCTCATGTCAAGTCAagacaattttatttatatagcccaatatcacaaatcacaaattttCCACAAGGGGCTTttcaatctgtacagcatacgaCACCCTCTGTTCTTAGACCCTCGAGTCAGATAAGGAAACTCCCTAAAACTTTAATGGGGAAGAAATGGAAGAAACCTCAGGAAGAGCAACAAAGGAGGGATCCCTCTAGCTGGATGGACAGACATGCAGTAGATGCCATGTGAACAGAATAGACCAACATAGTAAAATTACAGTATAGACAATCATGATGACAAAATTAGAGATAGATTGTAAACGTTCCCATTCAGCCTCAAGAGCATTATTGAGGCTGGGCACGGATGTTGCACACAACGCTCCAGTTCTTCCCAAAGGTGTTTGATGGGGTTTAGTTTAGAGAGCTCTGTGCAGACCAGTCAAGATCTTGGAAACCCATTTCTTTATGTACCTCACTTTGTACAATATGGCCATTGTCGTGCTGAAACAGGAAAGTGCCTTCCGCCAACGGTTGCAACAAAGATGGAAGTACACTCTAAAGTATTGTTTGCTGTAGCACTAAGATTTCCCTTTATTGGACGCCTAAAACCCAAACCATGAACCCTAGACCAAAAGCatgtgtccacatacttttgaccACATAGTTTAGTTGTGGTTGTGTTTACAAAGCTTTtagatttcttttgtttttactctgAATTTATGGAAGTGGATTAAGTTTGTTAGTGGTTCTCCGAGTATTGAAATATGACGTTTGAAAAATCACTTCACTTGCTTCCACTGAACTTGCTGTGAACAATTTTCATTGGAACCACTTTCTACCAAGTAAATGTCCCAATGAAAACAAATAGCTTATAATAAGTAGAAAATTGCCTCTGGAAAGACAAAGGATTTTAAAATGCTTTGAGTGCTCAAACTAAATTTAACTATTCAGAACCTCTGCACATTAATTATTTACCAGTttcttttgtaatttgggtgaagtGTCCCTTTAAGCATTGCGGTTAAGATAGTTATTGTATGACAGTATGAGGCAGGGTTAACCAGACCATCAAGATTACCCACTGTAGTAATCAACTGCGACCACTATCGCCTGTGTGCACTTATTCATTTCATCCTTCATTCATCCA encodes:
- the tha1 gene encoding threonine aldolase 1, with translation MSLKTFSCRALFKFVNHGLVALSKPLSARDAVAVVIGPSSARGYYNHPGKPRCPGPGGAAHVRVVDLRSDTVTKPGPAMRQAIAEAEVGDDVMREDPSVNELQTIAADMFGMEAALFVPSGTMSNLIAVMVHCRERGDEMIVGDLSHLHIYEQGGSAQLASVHATTVTTLPDGSFDLGQLESKIRHGYPDPHYPRSRLICVENTHNIQGGRVLPLTFLQEVRALADRYGLSVHMDGARVMNAAVAQGVPPSTILQHTHTVSVCLSKGLGAPVGTMLAGPQDFISRAVRCRKALGGGMRQAGILAAAGKLSLLKMVGRLEEDHHNAKTFAQALLDCDPPLFAVDMAAVETNILRFRLQETSLSPSEFCARMSEVGEGEEAALGQGIQVLMYPHFENSVRAVWHLGISPEDTRLAIQKMQFVASQFLKDKVRAQ